AACAACCCCTTGCAGCTGGACCGCATGGGCCTGCCGCAGGCGCAGAAGGTGGCCGATGGTGGGCACCTGGCCGTGGTCATGCTCAAGCCGCAAGGGCGCTGGGCCATCGCCCGCACGGTGTGGAATGCGGCCACCGGCCAGCTCGACAAGGACAACGCGGTGGTCAGCATGGCTTGTTCCGAGCTGTCCGTCGCACCCGCCAGCTGGCGCCCACCGCAGGTCAAGGTCGCGTTTGACGGCGAGCGGGAATGGATGGCGCCACCCTTGCATTTCCTCATCAGTGCGCGGCCGCTGTGGCTGGTGGCGCCGAGTCAACTTGCGCGTGACGGTGCATCGCATACCCCACCGCCTGAAGAAGCCACTGCTTTCGTCCCTGCCGACACGCCCGCGCCGGGCGCCACCCCCGCACCCGGCCTGCTGCCTGCTTGATGGAGTGACCCTTGCTCACACCCACCCCGCGCCACCCCCTGCCATGACGGTTCTGATGCACCTGTCCGACCTGCACTTCGGTGCGCACGACCCGGTGGTGTGCGCCGCAGTGCAGCGGCTGGCGCAACGCTTGGGCGTGGCGATGGTGGTGGTGTCGGGCGACCTCACGCAGCGCGCCACGGCCGAGCAGTTTGAGCAGGCCGCGCGGTTTGTGCAGGGCCTGCATGCGCGCAGCAGTCTGGTGCTGGCGGGCAACCACGACCTGCCCTTGTTCGCGTGGTGGATGCGCTGGGGCCGTTCGTACGAGCGGTTTTCGGAACAGTTTGGCCTAGACCAGGAGCCCGTGCGGCAGATGGGAGCGTTCTACGTGGTGGGCGTGAACACCACACGCGCCTGGCGGCACGAGCGCGGCAGCCTGTCGTCCGCCCAGATCGAGCATGTGGCGCTGCTGCTGGCGCGGGCGCCCCCTGGCGCATGGCGGATCGTGGCCAGCCACCACCCCTTGGTGGCCCGCGATGCCGAGGACCGCGACCACCGCCCCCACCGCGCAGACGAAGCCGTTGAGCGCTGGCGTATTGCCGGCGCGCAAATGCTGCTGTCCGGCCACGTGCACCAGCCGCGCCTGCTGCAGCCCTTGCCCGGGCTGTGGGCCAGCAGTGCAGGCACGGCGGTGTCGCACCGCCTGCGGCATGGCAGCCCCAACAGCCTGGTGGTGCTTAGCACCGAGGCATCGGGCGCCGCACTGGACGGTCAGGCAAGGGTGGCGGCCCGGTGGGACTATGACGGTGCCGTGGGCGAGTTTGTGTGTGTGGACCGGGTGAGCGCTGGTTAAAGGTGGGAAATCCGCCGATTGCTACACAAGTAATAGCTATCAGCGCATGTGGTTCTAGCGCTTGAAGTCAAAAACACTCCAAATCACCCTCTGACAGTGCTGGAACGCTGCTCGCGTCCTCCGCACATCGGTTTTTTGATGGTGAGGAGTTGCCATGGCGCTCACTGTTGCTGCTTTGCCCGGGGTGTTTTCACCGGTTGACCAGCCGTGGGGCGGCGCCTATTCTGGGTGGCGAAGGGCAGGCATTGCCTCTTGAACAGGTTCTTACCCCCACCCACAAAAGCCCGGCCGCTCCACGCCCCAGACCTCCATGCACAAAGAATTCCACCACGACGCCGTGCGCCGCCTGCAGGCGCTGATCGAACGCGAAACCGGCAAGCCGCTGGGCGAGGCGGCCCAGGCCGAGATGGCAGACATCCTGCACGGCATGGAGAACCCTGAAGGTGCTGCCGCCAACGGCCTGGAGGTGGCGCCGCGCGAGGTGACCATCCTGCTGGCCGACCTGCGCGGATTCACGGCGCTGTCGGGCTCGCAGCCTGCGTCCGTAGTTATTGCGGCGCTCAACCGCTGCCTGGCACGTCTGTCGGAGGTGGTGTTCAAGTACCAGGGCACCATCGATAAGTTCATGGGCGACTCGATCATGGTGCTGTTTGGCGCGCCGGTGGCCCGCGAGGACGATGTGGACCGCGCGCTGCTGTGTGCGGTAGAGATGCAGATCGCCATGCGCGAGCTGAACCTTGCCCACCTGACCGAGCGCCTGCCTGAGGTGTTTCTGGGCATCGGCGTGAACACAGGCACCGTGATGGCCGGGCGCTTTGGGTCGGATGTGTATTCCGAATACACGGTGATTGGCGAGGCGGTGAACCTGGCCTCCCGCATCGAGGCGCTGAGCCTGCGCGGCCAGGTGCTCATCAGCGATTCCACCTACCAGCGCTGCTGGGGGCTGGTGTCGGCGTCTGCGCCCATGCAGGTGTTTGTCAAGGGGCGCACGCAGCCCGTCAGCCTGCGTGAGCTGATCGCCATCCCGTCGCACAAGCTCAAGGTACCCCGCCAGGAGTTCCGTCGCAGCCACCGTGTGGACGCGCGCCTGCCCTGCCTGTGCCAGCGCATGCAGGACAAGATCGTGGTGCCCCACATCGTGCACGGGGCCATCCGCGACATTGGCTACCACGGCCTGCTGGTCGAGCTGATCGAGCCACTGGAACCCCATAGCGAGATCAAGCTGGAGTTCGAGCTGCCGCTGGTGGACTACCGCGTGGCCGATGTGTATGCCCGCGTCGTCACCCTCAAGCAAGAGGGCGACGAATGGGTGGCCGGGCTGGAGTTCACATCCATCAGCGCCGAGTGCCGCGCCAAGGTACAGATGTTTGTGCAGCTGCTGGTGGCGCACTGACGCGCGCGCACACCGCACCGCTGGCCGTTCAGCATCCCAGCAGGCTGGCCAGATCGGTCAGGTCCTTGGCGTGCAAGTCATTGCCCGGCTGCGGCGACACATCCTTGGGCTGTGCCACGCCAAACTCGTGTGGCCGTTCGATGTACGCCGTGCGCAGGCCA
Above is a window of Acidovorax sp. KKS102 DNA encoding:
- a CDS encoding metallophosphoesterase: MTVLMHLSDLHFGAHDPVVCAAVQRLAQRLGVAMVVVSGDLTQRATAEQFEQAARFVQGLHARSSLVLAGNHDLPLFAWWMRWGRSYERFSEQFGLDQEPVRQMGAFYVVGVNTTRAWRHERGSLSSAQIEHVALLLARAPPGAWRIVASHHPLVARDAEDRDHRPHRADEAVERWRIAGAQMLLSGHVHQPRLLQPLPGLWASSAGTAVSHRLRHGSPNSLVVLSTEASGAALDGQARVAARWDYDGAVGEFVCVDRVSAG
- a CDS encoding adenylate/guanylate cyclase domain-containing protein translates to MHKEFHHDAVRRLQALIERETGKPLGEAAQAEMADILHGMENPEGAAANGLEVAPREVTILLADLRGFTALSGSQPASVVIAALNRCLARLSEVVFKYQGTIDKFMGDSIMVLFGAPVAREDDVDRALLCAVEMQIAMRELNLAHLTERLPEVFLGIGVNTGTVMAGRFGSDVYSEYTVIGEAVNLASRIEALSLRGQVLISDSTYQRCWGLVSASAPMQVFVKGRTQPVSLRELIAIPSHKLKVPRQEFRRSHRVDARLPCLCQRMQDKIVVPHIVHGAIRDIGYHGLLVELIEPLEPHSEIKLEFELPLVDYRVADVYARVVTLKQEGDEWVAGLEFTSISAECRAKVQMFVQLLVAH